In Pongo pygmaeus isolate AG05252 chromosome 19, NHGRI_mPonPyg2-v2.0_pri, whole genome shotgun sequence, the genomic stretch GCCCCCTCCTTTCCTGGTGCACCTTCAGTGTGCCGATGGGGCCCAGACTCGCCGCAGATGGCCCCCTTCCCAGAGACGGGAGGATCCTCCAcccactccccagcctccaggaccATCCTTACTCCTGCCTTCAGGCACTCAAGTTATTATTTGTTTAGACATGCGGATATATTCAAGCTGGGCACAGCACAGCAGCCCCACCCCAGGTGGCTTGAAGTCAGAGCTGGGGTCCAAAGGGACCACACCCCGAGGGACTGTGTGGGGTCGGGGCACACAGGCCACTGCTTCCCCCAATCTTTCTCAGCCATTCCTGAAGTCAGCCTCACTCTGCTTCTCGGGGATTTCAAACGCGCAGAGACTCCGGCACTTTTGTAGAAGCCCCTTCTGGTCCTAACTTGCACCCGGATGCTGTGGGGCTGCAGCTGCTGCTCGGGCTCGGGAGGATGCTGGGGGCCCGGTGCCCATGAGCTTTTGAAGCTCCTGGAACTCAGTTTTGAGGGTGTTCAGGTCCAGGAGGACACCTGGGCTGTCCTTGTCCATGCATTTGATGACATTGTGAGCAGAAGTGAAAAGGagttaggccaggcgtggtggcttatgcttgtaatcccagcactttgggaggctgaggcaggtggatcacgaggtcaggagttcaataccagcctggccaagatggtgaaaccccgtctctactaaaaatacaaaaaaattagctgggcatgggggcgggcgcctgtaatcccagctactgggggtgcTGAGACAGAGagttgctggaacccaggagacggaggttgcagtgagccaagattgtgccactgcactgcactccagcctggcgacagagcgagactctctcaaaaaaaaaaaaagagaaatgaaaaggagttgttgttcccttcctccctcctgagGGCAGGCAACTGCTGCGGTTGCCAGTGGAGGTGACACGTCCTTGGTCTGTGCCCGGGGGCCACCCCAGCAGAGGCCATGGTGGTGCCAGGGCCCGGTTAGCGAGCCAATCAGCGGGACCCAGGGGCAACCTGCCAAAGTCAACTGGATTTGATAACTGCAGCGAAGTTAAGTTTCCTGATTTTGATGATTGTGTTGTGGTTGTGTAAGATAATGAAGTATTTCGGGGTAGTATGCTAATGCCTTCAACTTACAAACGGTTCAGGTAAACCACCcatatacgtacatatacatgcatatgatatatacacatacagggGTGCGTGTGTGTTCATATAtatgaggggagagagagagagggagagagaggaggtcagggaaagggagagagaaaggaagagaggagacagagaaggagacagCGAGAGAGCAGGGAGTAGAGAGAGGGAACGggtaagagagagggagaggaggagagaaagggaggaagaagcaGAGAGTGAATGTTAAAGGAAATAGGcaaaacataaacagaaaatttGGGTGAAGGGTATCTGAGtattctttgtactattcttgcaattatcttttatttaaattgacatcaggctgggcgcagtggctcacgtctgtaatcccaggactttgggaggccgaggcaggcaggtcacctgaggtccggagtttgagaccagcctggcaaacatggcgaaaccccgtctctactaaaaatacaaaaattagcctggtgtggtggtgcgtgcctgtaatcccagctactcgggaggctgaggcgggagaatcgcttgaacccacagcagggaggaggttgcagtgagctgagatcatgccactgcactccagcatgggagatagagcgagactcagtttcaaataaataaataaacatcaaaataaaaagtttctgtATTAAAGAATGGGGGCggggtgggaggggtggggagaggttgcaaaaataaataaatatataaataaaacccaaaatgaaaaagagagtGGAGGCACCAGGCCTGCGTGGGGCTGGAGGGCTAATAAGGCCAGGCTTCTTATCTCTGGCCATAGAACCAGAGAAGTCAGCGGATGTGAGAGGTGCCAACCTCTAATGCCCAGCTCCAGAAGTGACTCCAGAACACCCTGTTCCAAAGCAGAGgacacactgattttttttttttaataggctgCAGGACTTACTGTTGGTGGGATGCCCTGCTTTGCGGAGGGAAAGGAGGAGTTTGCCCTGAGCACAGGCCCCCACCCTCCACTGGGCTTTCCCCAGCTCCCTTGTCTTCTTATCACGGCGGTGGCCCAGTCCTTGGCCCCTGACTCCAGAAGGTGGCCCTCCTGGAAACCCAGGTCGTGCAGTCAACGATGTACTCGCCGGGATAGTGATGTCTGCTGCACTCCATCCCTCCCCTGTCCATTTGTCCTTCATGGCCATCTGGAGTGGTTGCTTTTTGCAGAGGTGGCGCCCTGTAAAGCTCTCctgtctgactttttttttttttttttttgactgagttttgctcttgttgcccaggctggagtgcaatggcacaatctcagctcactgcaacctctgcctcccgggttcaagcgattctcctgcctcagcctcccgagtagttgggattacaggcatgcaccaccacgcccggctaatttttgtatttttaatagagacaaggtttcaccgtgatggccaggctggtcttgaactccaggactcaagtgatgtccctgcctaggcctctcagtgttgggattacaggcgtgagccactgcacctggcctgcacgCGCTCTTTGAAAGCAGTCGAGAGGGCGCTAGGTGTGGGCAGGGACGAGCTGGCGCGGCGTCGCTGGGTGCACAGCGACCATGGGCAGAGCCACGCGGCGAGAGGACTACAACTCCCGGCACATCCCGCGCCGCCCCGCCTCTATTCCCAGAAGGCCGCGGGGGGTGGACCGCCTAAGAAGGCGTGCGCTCCCGACGTGCCCCGCGGCGCGCCATTAACCGCCAGGTTTGAATCGCGGGACCCGTTGGCAGAGGTGGCGGCGGCGGCATGGGTGCCCCGACGTTGCCCCCTGCCTGGCAGCCCTTTCTCAAGGACCACCGCATCTCTACATTCAAGAACTGGCCCTTCTTGGAGGGCTGCGCCTGCACCCCGGAGCGGGTGAGACTGCCCGGCCCCCTGGGGTCCCCCACGCCCGCCTTGCCCTGTCCCTAGCGAGGCCACTGTGACTGGGCCTCGGGAGTACGAGCCGCCCTCCCCTCCCCGTCCTGTCCCCAGCGAGGCCACTGTGGCTGGGCCCCTTGAGTCCGGGCCGGCCTCCCCTCCCTGCTTTGTCCCCATCGAGGCCTTTGTGGCTGGGCCTCGGGGTTCCGGGCTGCCAAGTCCACTCACGAGCTGTGCTATCCCTTGCAGATGGCCGAGGCTGGCTTCATCCACTGCCCCACTGAGAACGAGCCAGACTTGGCCCAGTGTTTCTTCTGCTTCAAGGAGCTGGAAGGCTGGGAGCCAGATGACGACCCCATGTAAGTCTTCTCTGGCCAGCCTCGATGGGCTTTGTTTTGAACTGAGCTGTCAAAAGATTTGAGTTGTGAAGACACCTAGTATGGGAGGGTTGCTTTCCAGCCTCATTGCTTCTTAAACAGCTGTTGGGAACGGATACCTCTCTGAATGCTGGTGCCTTGGTGATGCTTACCACCTAATTAAATCTCATTTGACCAAAATGCCTTTGGGGTGGATGTTAAAGTCTCATTCACGTAAGATGCCTGATGCCTTTCATGTTCAACAGAATACATTAGCAGATCCTGTTGTTGTGAACTCCCAGGAATGTCCAAGTGCTtttcttgagatttttttaaaaacggTTTAATTGAAATATAACCCACATAGCACAAAAATTACCCTTTGAAAGTGTGCActtcacactttgggaggctgaggcaggcggatcacctgaggtcaggagctcaagaccagcctggccaacttggtgaaaccccgtctctactaaaaatacaaaaattagccgggcatggtagcgcatgcccgtaatcccagctactcgggaggctgaggcaggagaatcgcttgaacctgggaggcggaggttgcagtgagccgagatcatgccaatgcactccagcctcggcaacagagcgagactccatcataaaaataaaaaattgaaaaaaaaaagaaagcatatacTTCAGtgttgttttggatttttttcttcaagatgcctagttaatgaaaatgaaattctgtACTCGGATGAGTACAGAATTTGTCTTTCCACACTGTAACGCCATATTCTTTTCTCACCTTTTTTTCTGTCAGATTCAGTTGCTTccacaactttaatttttttcctcttgagaaTCACCccagttgtttttgttgttggccAGAAGAGAGTAgctgttttttttcttagtatgTTTGCTATGGTGGTTATACTGCATCCCCGTAATCATTGGGAAAAGATCAGTGGTATTCTTCTTGAAAATGAATAAGTGTTATCATATTTTCAGATTAGAGTTACAACTGGCTGTCCTTTTGGACTTTGTGGGGCCATGTTTTCATTGTAATACAGTTCTGGTAATGGTGATAATCAGTTATGCAGGGAGACTCCCCTAGCAGAAAATGAAAGTATGAGCTAGGGGGTCACTTGGGGAACCCTGGGCAATAATGCCTTTCTCTGCCCTTAATCCTTACAgtgggccaggcgtagtggctcacgtctgtaatcccagcactgtgggaggctgaggcgggcagatcacgaggtcaggtgatcgagaccatcctggctaacatggtgaaaccccgtctctactaaaaaaaaaatagaaaaaattagctgggcgtggtggcgggtgtctgtagtcccagctactcgagaggctgaggcaggagaatggtgtgaacccaggaggcggagcttgcagtgagcagagatcacgccactgcactccagcctgggcgacagagcgagactccatctcaggaaaaaaaaaaaaatccttacagTGGATTACATAACAATTCCAGTGAAATGAAATTACTTCAAACAGTTCCTTGAGAATGTTGGAGGGATTTGACATGTaattcctttggatgtataccatGTAACATTTTTCCAACTAATTGCTAAAGAAGTCCAGATAAAATAGATACATTAGCCACACAGATGTGGGGGGAGATGTCCATAGGGAGAGAGAAGGTGCTAAGAGGTGCAATATGGGAATGTGGCTTGGGCAAAGCACTGATGCCATCAACTTCAGACTTGACGTCTTACTCCTGAGGCAGAGCAGGGTGTTCCTGTGGAGGGCGTGGGAAGGTGGCCCGTGGGGAGTGGACTGCTACTTTAATCCCTTCAGCTGCCTTTCCGCTGTTTTGATTTTTCTAGAGAGGAACATAAAAAGCATTCGTCCGGTTGCGCTTTCCTTTCTGTCAAGAAGCAGTTTGAAGAATTAACCCTTGGTGAATTTTTGAAACTGGACAGAGAAAGAGCCAAGAACAAAATTGTATGTATTGGGAATAAGAACTGTTCAAACCCTGTTCAATGTCTTTAGCACTAAACTACCTAGTCCCTCAAAGGGACTCTGTGTTTTCCtcaggaagctttttttttttttttttttttctgagatagagtagtttcactcttgttgcccaggctggagtgcaatggtgcaatcttggctcactgcaacctccacctctcgggttcaagtgattctcctgcctcagcttcccaagtagctgggattacaggcacgtgccaccacacccagctaatttttgtatttttagtagagatggggtttcaccacattgcctaggctggtcttgaactcctgacctcgtgattcgcccaccttggcctcccaaagtgctgggattacaggcatgaaccaccacgcctggcttttttttgttgttctgagacacagtttcactctgttacccaggctggagtggagtggcgcgatctcggctcactgcaacctccgcctcctgggctcaagcgatttgcctgcttcagcctcccaagtagctgggattacaggcatgtgccaccacacccaggtaatttttgtatttttggtagagacaaggtttcaccatgttggccaggctggtcttgaactcctgacctcaggtgatccgcccgtctcagcctcccaaagtgctgagattacaggtgtgagccaccacgcctggcctcaggaagtatttttatttttaaatttatttatttatttgagatggagtcttgctctgtcgcccaggctggactgcagcgacgcggtctcggctcactgcaagctccgccccccgggttcaagccattctcctgcctcaggctgccgagtagctgggactacaggcacccgccaccacgcccagctaatttttttgtatttttagtagagacggggtttcaccgtgttagccaggatggtctcgatctcctgacctcgtgatccgcctgcctcagcctcccagagtgctgggattacaggtgtgagccaccacgcccggctcttttttttttttttttgagacagggactcactctatcacctgggctgcagtgcagtggtacaccatagctcactgcagccttgaactcctgagctcaagtgatcctcccacctcatcctcccaagtaattgggactacaggcgcaccccaccatgcccacctaatttatttatttatttgtttatttatttttgtagagatgagggttccctatgttgtccaggctggtcttgaactcctgagctcgagggATCcctttgccttggcctcccaaagtgctgagattacaggcatgagccactgtgcccaactggGAATCATTTTTAAAGCCCCTAGGATGTCTGTGTGATTTTAAAACTCCTGGAGTGTGGCCGGTATAAGTATATACCGGTATAAGTATAAGTAAATCCCACATTTTGTGTCAGTATTTACTAGAAACTTAGTCATTTATCTGAAGTTGAAATGtaactgggctttttttttttttttttttttttgagacggagtctcactttgtcacccaggctggagtgcagtggcacgatctcggctcactgcaacctctgcctccc encodes the following:
- the BIRC5 gene encoding baculoviral IAP repeat-containing protein 5 isoform X2 encodes the protein MGAPTLPPAWQPFLKDHRISTFKNWPFLEGCACTPERMAEAGFIHCPTENEPDLAQCFFCFKELEGWEPDDDPMQRKPTIRRKNLRKLRRKCAVPSSSWLPWIEASGWSCLVPEWLHYFQGLFPGATSLPVGPLAMS
- the BIRC5 gene encoding baculoviral IAP repeat-containing protein 5 isoform X1; this translates as MGAPTLPPAWQPFLKDHRISTFKNWPFLEGCACTPERMAEAGFIHCPTENEPDLAQCFFCFKELEGWEPDDDPIEEHKKHSSGCAFLSVKKQFEELTLGEFLKLDRERAKNKIAKETNNKKKEFEETAKKVRCAIEQLAAMD